The following are encoded together in the Desulfoplanes formicivorans genome:
- a CDS encoding phenylacetate--CoA ligase family protein produces the protein MTRKDRTEGIYSRREVLDESERRKFYQIQLKDLLSYAYRYSEDVKKRFDRAQFDVEKFKELSDLKHIPILKKKELIFLQSMGPRLGGLLTKDLGELRRIFLSPGPIFDPEDRSEDYWGWSESFYAAGFRPGDLAQITFNYHMNPAGLMFEEPLKTLNCAVIPAGPGNTNNQLDIMQKLRVTGYVGTPSYLMHLAQKGEEKGLNLRKELYLEVAFVTGEKFSEKMRTTIEKKFDLIMRQGYGTADVGCIGYECFQKNGLHVANRCFVEICHPDTGIPLKDGDVGEIVVTAFNKTYPLIRLATGDLSYIDREPCACGRTSPRLGNIVGRVDTTARIKGMFVYPHQVEQVLASFEEVKRWQIEVTNPGGIDEMILSIEASSFKREDELLHSFREKIKIRPLLKVLAPGSLPPQIRLIEDKRKWD, from the coding sequence ATGACCCGCAAAGACCGCACAGAAGGAATCTACAGCCGACGCGAGGTTCTTGACGAGAGCGAACGCAGAAAGTTCTATCAGATTCAGCTCAAGGATCTGCTTTCCTATGCCTACAGATATTCCGAGGACGTCAAAAAACGGTTCGATCGGGCCCAGTTCGATGTGGAAAAATTCAAGGAATTGTCTGATCTCAAGCATATACCCATTCTCAAGAAAAAAGAACTCATTTTTCTCCAGTCCATGGGCCCCCGCCTTGGCGGACTCCTGACCAAGGACCTCGGAGAACTGCGACGCATTTTTCTTTCGCCCGGCCCGATCTTTGATCCCGAGGATCGCAGTGAGGATTACTGGGGATGGTCCGAAAGTTTTTACGCGGCCGGCTTCAGGCCCGGTGATCTGGCCCAGATCACGTTCAACTATCACATGAACCCGGCAGGGCTCATGTTTGAGGAACCCCTCAAGACACTCAATTGTGCGGTTATCCCGGCCGGTCCGGGCAATACCAACAATCAGCTGGATATTATGCAGAAGCTTCGGGTGACCGGATATGTGGGTACGCCCAGCTATCTGATGCATCTGGCCCAGAAGGGTGAGGAAAAAGGGCTCAATCTGCGCAAGGAGCTGTATCTTGAAGTGGCTTTTGTCACTGGAGAAAAGTTTTCCGAAAAGATGCGCACGACCATTGAGAAAAAATTCGATCTCATCATGCGTCAGGGGTATGGAACCGCTGACGTGGGATGTATCGGGTACGAATGCTTCCAGAAAAACGGTCTGCACGTGGCCAACCGCTGTTTTGTGGAGATCTGTCATCCGGATACGGGCATTCCCCTGAAGGATGGGGATGTGGGCGAGATCGTGGTCACCGCCTTTAATAAGACCTATCCCCTGATTCGTCTGGCCACCGGAGATCTTTCCTACATTGACCGTGAACCCTGTGCCTGCGGCCGGACCTCGCCTCGTCTTGGCAATATTGTCGGGCGTGTGGACACGACTGCCAGGATCAAGGGGATGTTTGTCTATCCGCACCAGGTGGAACAGGTCCTTGCCAGTTTCGAAGAGGTCAAACGCTGGCAGATCGAAGTGACCAACCCCGGCGGGATCGACGAAATGATCCTGTCCATCGAGGCCAGCAGTTTCAAGCGTGAAGACGAGTTGTTGCATTCCTTTCGCGAGAAGATCAAGATTCGTCCTTTGCTCAAGGTGCTCGCCCCGGGAAGCCTGCCTCCCCAGATTCGGCTCATCGAGGACAAGCGCAAGTGGGATTAG
- a CDS encoding ChaN family lipoprotein, producing MERTIVFQFMGLAMMTLIAAGCARHGIPPADQKPVNQPTLHTSRGTVITPEKLADRLGTTGYLLLGEGHTKSCDHMGQAMIVRALAKQGRRPVVGLEMVARDKQPVLDRWNRGDLSLQELEDLLDWKQRWGHPFALYRSIFEVCQTYKLPLAALNVPRRVVDVVRKQGLDGVSFKDRLYIPDSIIPATRRQRQALQPMLAMHAQMSGNKDADADREAFFLIQSLWDTAMAEAAVSWHRKTGHMVVVLAGAGHVENRWGIAARLQTLDPDASLISVMPARDKADMTPQQADYFYFCPSAGSSRLGLVLDIRDDMLVVRGVMPDSRAANAGFEPGDVLVLVGDRRITSALDLHKVALPAAKENRDLVFQVMRKGVQKKVVVRF from the coding sequence ATGGAAAGAACAATAGTTTTTCAGTTCATGGGGCTGGCCATGATGACTCTGATTGCTGCCGGGTGTGCCCGGCACGGAATACCCCCTGCGGATCAGAAACCGGTCAACCAGCCTACCCTGCATACGTCCCGGGGAACGGTCATCACCCCGGAAAAACTGGCTGATCGCCTGGGTACGACGGGGTATCTTCTGCTGGGTGAAGGGCATACCAAGAGCTGTGACCACATGGGTCAGGCAATGATTGTTCGCGCTCTGGCAAAACAGGGACGCAGACCCGTGGTGGGACTGGAAATGGTCGCCCGGGACAAACAGCCCGTACTTGACAGGTGGAACAGGGGAGACCTGTCCCTTCAGGAGCTGGAAGACCTGCTGGACTGGAAACAACGCTGGGGACATCCTTTTGCCTTGTATCGATCGATTTTCGAGGTGTGTCAGACGTACAAGCTGCCCCTTGCGGCCCTGAATGTTCCGCGCCGCGTGGTGGATGTGGTCCGGAAACAGGGGCTTGATGGCGTGAGTTTTAAAGACCGCCTCTACATACCCGATTCGATCATCCCGGCGACCAGACGGCAACGACAGGCTCTTCAGCCCATGCTTGCCATGCATGCACAGATGAGCGGGAACAAGGATGCTGACGCTGACAGGGAAGCCTTTTTCTTGATTCAGTCCCTTTGGGATACGGCCATGGCCGAGGCAGCCGTCAGCTGGCACAGGAAAACCGGGCATATGGTGGTCGTTCTGGCCGGAGCCGGGCATGTGGAAAATCGTTGGGGCATTGCGGCCCGCTTGCAGACCCTTGATCCGGATGCGTCTTTGATTTCGGTCATGCCAGCACGGGACAAGGCGGATATGACCCCTCAACAAGCCGATTATTTCTATTTCTGTCCATCGGCCGGGAGCAGCCGTTTGGGACTCGTGCTGGACATCCGGGATGATATGCTTGTGGTCAGAGGGGTGATGCCCGATTCCAGAGCCGCCAATGCAGGCTTTGAGCCGGGCGATGTGCTGGTCCTGGTTGGCGACCGGCGTATCACAAGCGCCCTTGATCTGCACAAGGTTGCCCTGCCCGCTGCCAAGGAAAACAGAGATCTTGTCTTCCAGGTGATGCGCAAAGGGGTACAAAAAAAGGTGGTTGTCCGGTTTTAG